One Mycolicibacterium fortuitum subsp. fortuitum genomic window carries:
- a CDS encoding SDR family oxidoreductase, whose product MSGLLENKVVVISGVGPGLGTTLARRCAENGADVVLAARTVERLEDVAKEVTALGRRALAVGTDITDEEQVANVVARTMEEYGKADVLINNAFRVPSMKPFANTTFEHMRDAIELTVFGALRMTQGFTPALEAAKGSVVNVNSMVVRHSQAKYGAYKMAKSALLSMSQTLATELGEKGIRVNSVMPGYIWGETLEGYFNHQAQKYGTTVEQIYNASAAGSDLKRLPTEDEVASAILFMASDLSSGITGQALDVNCGEYKA is encoded by the coding sequence ATGTCAGGTCTTCTGGAGAACAAAGTCGTCGTCATCAGCGGCGTCGGGCCCGGCCTCGGGACGACGCTGGCGCGCCGATGCGCGGAGAACGGCGCGGATGTCGTGTTGGCCGCCCGGACCGTGGAGCGCCTGGAGGACGTCGCCAAAGAGGTGACGGCACTGGGTCGTCGCGCGCTCGCGGTGGGCACCGACATCACTGACGAGGAGCAGGTCGCCAATGTGGTGGCCCGTACGATGGAGGAGTACGGCAAGGCCGACGTGTTGATCAACAACGCGTTCCGGGTGCCGTCCATGAAGCCGTTCGCCAACACCACCTTCGAGCACATGCGGGATGCCATCGAGCTGACCGTGTTCGGTGCCCTGCGCATGACCCAGGGGTTCACTCCGGCCCTGGAAGCCGCCAAAGGCTCTGTGGTGAACGTGAACTCGATGGTCGTGCGGCACTCGCAGGCCAAGTACGGCGCTTACAAGATGGCCAAGTCGGCTCTGCTGTCCATGTCACAGACCCTCGCCACCGAGTTGGGGGAGAAGGGTATCCGGGTCAACTCCGTGATGCCCGGCTACATCTGGGGTGAGACCCTGGAGGGGTACTTCAACCATCAGGCCCAGAAGTACGGCACCACCGTCGAACAGATCTACAACGCCTCGGCGGCCGGGTCGGACCTCAAGCGGCTGCCGACCGAGGACGAGGTGGCCTCGGCGATCCTGTTCATGGCCAGTGACCTGTCCAGCGGCATCACCGGCCAGGCCCTCGATGTGAACTGCGGAGAATACAAAGCATGA
- a CDS encoding alpha/beta fold hydrolase, with amino-acid sequence MNLAYADHGGDGEPVLFIAGQGGLGRTWDLHQVPAFRAAGYRVITFDNRGVGATSHADGFTSATMVADTAELIERLGIAPVRVVAVSMGSYIAQELMLSRPELVSQAALMATRARHDRTREFFRTAEEDLAGSGLRLPATYDAKLRLLESFSPRTLNDEDAVRDWIDMFTRWPAKVTPGIRAQYGVAPQSDRRPAYRSVTTDVLVIGFADDLVMPPHLGAEVADALPNGRYLEIAAAGHLGFLERPDTVNAAILDFFADTRAHD; translated from the coding sequence GTGAACCTTGCCTACGCCGATCATGGCGGCGACGGGGAGCCGGTGTTGTTCATCGCCGGTCAGGGCGGCCTGGGGCGCACGTGGGACCTCCATCAGGTCCCCGCATTCCGCGCCGCGGGATATCGGGTCATCACGTTCGACAACAGGGGAGTGGGTGCGACGTCGCACGCCGACGGCTTCACCTCGGCGACCATGGTCGCCGACACGGCAGAGTTGATCGAGCGACTCGGCATTGCCCCGGTACGGGTGGTGGCCGTCTCGATGGGCTCATATATCGCACAGGAACTCATGCTGTCCCGCCCCGAACTGGTCTCGCAGGCGGCCCTGATGGCGACCCGGGCACGTCACGATCGGACGCGGGAATTCTTCCGTACCGCCGAAGAGGATCTGGCCGGTTCAGGGCTGCGACTACCGGCCACCTATGATGCGAAACTGCGCTTACTTGAAAGCTTTTCACCGAGAACACTGAATGACGAGGATGCTGTTCGTGACTGGATCGACATGTTCACGCGGTGGCCGGCCAAGGTGACGCCGGGTATTCGCGCCCAGTACGGCGTCGCGCCGCAGAGCGACCGGAGACCGGCCTACCGGTCGGTCACGACCGACGTCCTCGTGATCGGATTCGCAGACGATCTCGTGATGCCGCCGCATCTGGGAGCCGAGGTGGCAGACGCGTTGCCCAACGGGCGATATCTCGAAATCGCCGCTGCCGGGCATCTCGGTTTCCTGGAGCGGCCCGACACGGTGAACGCGGCAATTCTGGATTTCTTCGCCGATACCCGTGCTCATGACTAG
- a CDS encoding RND family transporter → MSSPTSPVTGTKPPFIARMIRVLAIPIIIGWLVIAYVLSAIVPPLEQVEKEHSVSLIPNDAPSFEAVQRMGRNFNEATSNSAAIIVLEGEQPLGDEAHRYYNDLVRQLKADPAHVQHVQDFWGDPLMAGAAQSADNKAVYVQMGLAGDLGQALSNESLEAVRGIVDRSTPPPGVKAYVTGPAAMVADLSASGNKTVLLVTGLSLAVILTMLLFFFRSIFTAVILLFLVGIQLQVARGVVALLGDQGLIGLSTYAVNLLVTLGIAAGTDYGIFFVGRYQEARQAGEDREMSFYTTYRSVGKVVLASGLTIAGAVFCLSFTRLPYFRTLGIPCALGMVVAVAVALTLIPAVLALGSRIGLFEPKRKIIVRRWRRIGTAIVRWPAPILVAACAVSLIGLLALPAYQAGYNDQNYLPKDIPANAGYEAAGRHFQQSLMASPDVLLVEADHDMRNPSDFLVLNKLTKGVLAVPGVARVQAATRPEGIPLKHTTIPFIISSSNASQLQLLPFQKARMNDLLTQADEISKTIAVMQRMYGLMQQLAITTNDLVGKTHELEDTTLELRDHMADFDDFWRPVRNYLYWEPHCFNIPLCWSIKSLFEALDGVDKLTVSMHRLIGNLDQLNALMPQMIAQFPAMIATMESTRTMMLSMRSTMAGILAQMDEMSDGATAMGRAFDDAQNDDSFYIPPDVFKNADFKRVMDVFLSPDGKTARLLISQRGDPATPEGISRVDPIRTAAEEALKGTPLENARLYLTGSSAMAKDQVDGSTYDLLIAGIAALCLIFIIMLIMIRSLVAAMVIVGTVALSLGAAFGLSVLIWQHILGIQLNWIVLAIALIILLAVGSDYNLLLVSRMKEEIPAGINTGIIRAMAGSGKVVTIAGLVFASTMLAMLASDVRTIGQVGSTIGIGLLFDTLVVRAFMTPSIAALLGRWFWWPLHVRQRPASALLRPIGPRPLVRSLLLNPDER, encoded by the coding sequence ATGAGCAGCCCGACAAGCCCGGTCACCGGGACCAAACCACCGTTCATCGCGCGGATGATCCGCGTGCTGGCGATTCCGATCATCATCGGCTGGTTGGTGATCGCTTATGTGCTGAGTGCGATCGTCCCTCCGCTGGAACAGGTGGAGAAAGAGCACTCGGTATCGCTGATCCCCAATGACGCACCGTCGTTCGAGGCGGTCCAGCGGATGGGCCGCAACTTCAACGAAGCCACCTCGAACAGCGCGGCGATCATCGTGCTGGAGGGCGAGCAACCACTCGGCGACGAGGCGCACCGTTACTACAACGATCTGGTTCGTCAGCTCAAGGCCGACCCGGCCCATGTACAGCATGTGCAGGATTTCTGGGGAGATCCGCTGATGGCCGGCGCGGCGCAGAGCGCCGACAACAAGGCCGTGTACGTCCAGATGGGCCTTGCGGGCGACCTCGGCCAGGCGCTGTCGAACGAGTCCTTGGAAGCGGTCCGGGGCATCGTCGACCGGAGCACACCTCCCCCGGGGGTCAAGGCCTATGTCACCGGTCCCGCGGCGATGGTCGCCGACCTGAGCGCGAGCGGCAACAAGACCGTCCTTCTGGTCACCGGCCTGAGCCTTGCGGTGATCCTGACGATGCTGTTGTTCTTCTTCCGCTCCATCTTCACGGCCGTGATCCTGCTGTTCCTGGTAGGCATCCAGCTCCAGGTGGCCCGAGGTGTGGTGGCACTTCTCGGCGATCAGGGCCTCATCGGACTTTCGACCTATGCGGTGAACCTTCTGGTCACACTCGGAATAGCGGCCGGAACGGACTACGGCATATTCTTCGTCGGGCGCTACCAAGAGGCCCGGCAGGCCGGCGAAGACCGTGAAATGTCCTTCTACACCACATATCGCAGCGTCGGCAAGGTGGTGCTGGCGTCCGGTCTGACCATCGCCGGCGCCGTTTTCTGCCTCAGCTTCACCCGGTTGCCGTACTTCCGGACACTCGGTATCCCATGTGCCCTAGGCATGGTGGTGGCGGTAGCGGTGGCACTGACGCTGATTCCGGCGGTGCTCGCGCTGGGCAGCCGAATCGGGCTGTTCGAACCCAAACGCAAGATCATCGTGCGCCGCTGGCGGCGCATCGGCACTGCGATCGTTCGGTGGCCTGCCCCCATACTCGTCGCCGCCTGCGCGGTGTCACTGATCGGGTTGTTGGCGCTTCCCGCCTATCAGGCGGGCTACAACGACCAGAACTATCTGCCCAAGGACATCCCGGCCAATGCCGGATATGAGGCCGCCGGCAGGCATTTCCAGCAGTCGCTGATGGCCTCACCCGACGTGTTGCTCGTCGAGGCCGACCATGACATGCGGAACCCGTCCGACTTTCTGGTGCTGAACAAGCTGACCAAGGGAGTTCTGGCGGTTCCCGGGGTGGCCCGCGTACAGGCCGCAACCCGCCCGGAGGGTATCCCCCTCAAGCACACCACGATTCCGTTCATCATCAGTTCCTCGAATGCGAGTCAGTTGCAGCTCTTGCCGTTCCAGAAGGCTCGCATGAACGACCTGCTCACCCAGGCCGACGAGATCTCGAAGACCATCGCGGTGATGCAGCGCATGTACGGGTTGATGCAGCAACTCGCCATCACGACCAACGACCTGGTGGGCAAGACGCACGAACTCGAAGACACCACGCTCGAGCTGCGGGACCACATGGCGGATTTCGACGACTTCTGGCGTCCCGTCCGCAATTACCTGTACTGGGAGCCGCACTGTTTCAACATCCCGCTGTGCTGGTCCATCAAATCGCTGTTCGAGGCGCTCGACGGGGTCGACAAGCTGACCGTCTCCATGCACCGGTTGATCGGCAACCTCGATCAGCTCAATGCGCTGATGCCGCAGATGATCGCCCAGTTCCCGGCCATGATCGCGACGATGGAGAGCACGCGGACCATGATGCTGTCGATGCGCAGCACCATGGCGGGAATCCTGGCGCAGATGGACGAAATGTCCGATGGCGCAACCGCTATGGGCCGTGCCTTCGACGATGCCCAGAATGACGATTCCTTCTACATCCCGCCTGACGTGTTCAAGAACGCGGACTTCAAGCGCGTCATGGACGTGTTCTTGTCGCCGGACGGGAAAACGGCGCGTCTGCTCATCTCGCAACGCGGGGATCCGGCTACACCCGAAGGCATTTCGCGGGTCGATCCGATCAGGACCGCAGCCGAGGAAGCTCTCAAGGGAACACCGTTGGAGAACGCCAGGCTCTATCTGACCGGCAGTTCAGCGATGGCGAAAGATCAGGTCGACGGGTCAACCTATGACCTCCTGATCGCCGGAATCGCCGCGCTGTGCCTGATCTTCATCATCATGCTGATCATGATCCGAAGCCTGGTCGCGGCGATGGTGATCGTGGGAACCGTCGCGCTGTCTCTGGGGGCGGCGTTCGGCCTGTCTGTCCTGATCTGGCAGCACATTCTCGGCATCCAGTTGAACTGGATCGTGCTCGCGATCGCGCTCATCATCTTGTTGGCGGTCGGTTCCGACTACAACCTGTTGCTGGTATCCCGGATGAAGGAGGAAATCCCGGCGGGTATCAACACCGGAATCATCCGCGCGATGGCGGGAAGCGGAAAGGTGGTGACGATCGCCGGTCTGGTGTTCGCCTCGACCATGTTGGCGATGTTGGCCAGCGATGTGCGCACCATCGGCCAGGTCGGTTCGACCATCGGCATCGGTCTGCTCTTCGACACCTTGGTCGTACGTGCGTTCATGACACCGTCCATCGCGGCCCTGCTGGGCCGGTGGTTCTGGTGGCCGTTGCACGTCCGGCAGCGGCCGGCCAGCGCGCTGCTGCGGCCCATCGGTCCCCGACCGCTGGTCCGTTCCCTGTTGCTCAATCCCGACGAACGCTGA
- a CDS encoding AMP-binding protein, producing the protein MGEASILTLLQERAGLQGDDTAVTFVDYERNLEGSAESLTYSQLYRRACNVARELGSFGAPGDRALILAPQGLDYIVAFFGALQAGRIAVPLAVPMGGVSDERVSSVLQDAEPTVILTTSAVSGAVTDYLQTNSLAAPAIVEVDTLDLDAPAGSGSHSENPTDTAYLQYTSGSTRLPAGVMMSHRNLLANFEQLMSGYFAEFGNVVPEGSTIVSWLPFYHDMGLYLGVCGPVLAGVPAVLMSPVAFLQRPARWIQMLATHGRTYTAAPNFAFELAVRKTSDADMAGLDLSDVLVIITGSERVHPATLERFTQRFARFNLDPAVIRPSYGMAEATVYIATRESGEAPAIVRFESEPLTAGTAQRCLNGAGTPLVSYGIPVAPSVRIVDSETHTECPPGAIGEIWVHGDNVASGYWNRPDESESTFGARLVAPSAGTPEGPWLRTGDSGFMFDGELYVIGRIKDLLIVYGRNHSPDDIEATIQEISRSRCAAIAVPDGPTEKLVVIIEFRKPSESPEAPAEQLSAVKRDVTSAIFNTHSLGVADLVLVPPGSIPITTSGKVRRAACVDQYRQGEFARLDA; encoded by the coding sequence GTGGGTGAGGCATCTATTCTGACGCTGCTGCAAGAGCGAGCTGGTCTGCAGGGCGACGACACGGCGGTGACGTTTGTTGACTATGAACGTAATTTGGAAGGCTCGGCTGAGAGCCTGACGTACTCCCAGCTGTATCGGCGTGCGTGCAATGTTGCGAGGGAACTCGGCAGCTTCGGCGCACCCGGGGATCGCGCCCTCATCCTGGCGCCCCAGGGATTGGACTACATCGTCGCCTTCTTCGGCGCGCTACAGGCGGGCCGGATCGCGGTCCCGCTGGCGGTGCCGATGGGAGGTGTCAGCGACGAACGCGTCAGCTCGGTACTGCAAGACGCGGAGCCGACGGTCATCCTCACCACGTCGGCGGTCTCCGGTGCGGTAACCGATTACCTGCAGACGAATTCCCTGGCTGCTCCGGCGATCGTCGAGGTGGACACCTTGGACCTCGATGCTCCGGCCGGCTCCGGATCGCACAGTGAAAACCCCACGGATACCGCGTATTTGCAGTACACGTCCGGGTCGACGCGATTGCCGGCCGGGGTCATGATGTCCCACCGAAACCTCTTGGCAAATTTCGAACAGCTGATGTCGGGCTACTTCGCGGAGTTCGGAAACGTCGTTCCCGAGGGCTCGACCATCGTCTCGTGGCTGCCCTTCTACCACGACATGGGTTTGTACCTCGGTGTCTGCGGGCCCGTGCTGGCGGGCGTCCCCGCCGTGCTGATGAGCCCGGTGGCGTTCCTGCAGCGGCCCGCGCGATGGATTCAGATGCTGGCGACCCACGGCCGCACGTATACGGCCGCACCGAATTTCGCGTTCGAACTGGCGGTCCGCAAGACATCGGATGCCGACATGGCAGGGCTCGACCTCTCCGACGTGCTCGTCATCATCACCGGCAGCGAGCGTGTGCATCCGGCAACGCTGGAGCGGTTCACGCAGCGGTTTGCCCGGTTCAACCTTGACCCGGCGGTGATCCGGCCTTCGTACGGAATGGCCGAAGCCACGGTGTACATCGCGACCCGGGAATCGGGCGAGGCGCCGGCCATCGTTCGCTTCGAATCCGAACCGCTGACCGCCGGTACCGCTCAGCGCTGCTTGAACGGAGCGGGTACACCCCTTGTCAGCTACGGCATCCCCGTTGCGCCTTCCGTCCGGATCGTGGACTCCGAGACCCACACCGAGTGCCCTCCCGGTGCCATAGGGGAGATCTGGGTGCACGGTGACAACGTTGCCAGTGGCTATTGGAACCGGCCCGACGAGAGCGAGTCGACCTTCGGTGCGCGCCTGGTGGCGCCGTCGGCTGGCACACCTGAAGGGCCCTGGTTGCGCACGGGGGACTCGGGATTCATGTTCGACGGTGAGCTGTACGTCATCGGCCGGATCAAGGACCTGCTGATCGTCTACGGGCGCAACCACTCTCCCGACGACATCGAGGCGACGATCCAAGAGATCAGCCGGAGCCGCTGCGCGGCCATCGCGGTGCCCGACGGGCCGACTGAGAAACTGGTTGTGATAATCGAATTCAGGAAGCCGTCCGAGTCCCCTGAGGCGCCTGCGGAGCAACTGTCGGCCGTCAAGCGAGATGTGACCTCGGCGATCTTCAACACGCACAGCCTGGGGGTGGCAGACCTGGTGCTCGTGCCACCTGGTTCCATCCCGATCACCACGAGTGGCAAAGTCCGGCGGGCGGCCTGTGTCGACCAGTACCGGCAGGGCGAATTCGCCCGGCTGGACGCCTGA
- a CDS encoding RND family transporter produces MIHRFSVPIILGWLVFVAIATFAIPSLEHVGRQYSVSLVPKDAPAFHAMQRIGKNFGESDSDSVAMIVVESQQPLGDEAHRYYDDLVRQLKADTRHVQHVQDYWGDPLTAPAVQSADDKAVYVQLNLAGNQGESLANESVEAIRGIVARTPPPDGLKAYVTGPAPLVADMNHAGDKSIIKITIVTLVVILGMLLLVYRSVVTAVLLLAMVGVQVQAARGVVAFLGLHQVIGLSTFAVNLLVSLGIAVGTDYGIFFLGRYQEARQAGEDRETAFYTTYRSVAKVVLGSGLTIAGAIFCLSFARLPYFQTMGIPTAVAMVVAVAVALTLVPAVLAVGGRFGLFEPKRKIIVRRWRRLATAIVRWPAPILVTACAIALTGLLALPAYQTSYNDRLYVPADIPANVGYAAAERHFPQSRMTPDILMLEADHDMRNPADLLILNKVAKGIFAVPGISRVQGITRPEGNPIDRTSIPFLLSLQNANQQQVMPFQKDRMKDLLKQADDITTLINITQRLYGVGQQMATTTHRMTQDTRELEAATDELRDHVADFDDFFRPIRNYFYWEPHCFDIPFCWSTRSLFDSIDGVDAVSDKLRELSQETDKLDVLMPQLMAQFPKMIASMKVMRTAILTMHSTMAGTFSMMDEMSANATAMGQAFDAARNDDSFYLPPEVLQNEDFKRAMTLFFSPDGKSARFIISHRGDPATPEGISRVDAVVKAAEEALKVTPLESAKIYLAGTAPTFKDMRDGSTYDLLIAGVAALCLIFIIMLLVTRSLIAALVIVGTVALSLGAAFGLSVLIWQHILGIDLHWLVLAMSVIILLAVGSDYNLLLVSRMREEIGAGINTGIIRAMGGSGKVVTAAGLVFAFTMMSMVVSDLRIIGQVGSTIGIGLLLDTLVVRALMTPAIAALLGRWFWWPQQVRQRPASALLRDTAPRPVARSLLLPPDEH; encoded by the coding sequence ATGATTCACCGGTTCTCGGTGCCGATCATCCTCGGCTGGTTGGTGTTCGTCGCGATTGCGACCTTCGCCATCCCGTCGCTCGAACATGTCGGCCGGCAGTACTCGGTGTCGCTGGTCCCCAAGGACGCCCCGGCGTTCCACGCGATGCAGCGCATCGGCAAGAACTTCGGGGAGTCCGATTCCGACAGCGTCGCGATGATCGTCGTCGAGAGCCAACAACCTCTGGGCGACGAGGCGCATCGCTACTACGACGACCTGGTGCGGCAGTTGAAGGCGGACACCCGCCACGTGCAGCACGTGCAGGATTACTGGGGCGACCCACTCACCGCTCCCGCAGTCCAGAGCGCAGACGACAAGGCGGTCTACGTCCAGCTGAATCTGGCTGGTAACCAAGGCGAATCGCTGGCGAACGAGTCGGTGGAAGCGATCCGCGGCATCGTGGCCCGGACGCCGCCTCCCGACGGGCTGAAGGCCTACGTCACCGGTCCCGCACCGTTGGTCGCCGACATGAACCACGCCGGTGACAAATCCATCATCAAGATCACCATCGTCACCCTCGTGGTGATCCTGGGCATGCTGCTGCTGGTCTACCGTTCGGTGGTCACCGCGGTCCTGCTTCTCGCGATGGTGGGTGTCCAGGTTCAGGCAGCCCGTGGGGTGGTCGCGTTCCTGGGTCTGCATCAGGTCATCGGGCTTTCGACATTCGCAGTCAACCTGCTGGTGTCGCTGGGAATCGCTGTCGGAACCGACTACGGCATATTTTTCCTCGGCCGATATCAGGAGGCGCGGCAGGCCGGCGAAGACCGGGAAACCGCGTTCTACACCACATACCGAAGTGTGGCCAAGGTCGTCCTGGGCTCTGGGTTGACCATCGCCGGAGCGATCTTCTGCCTGAGCTTCGCCCGGTTGCCCTACTTCCAGACGATGGGTATTCCGACCGCCGTCGCGATGGTGGTCGCCGTCGCAGTCGCACTGACACTGGTTCCCGCCGTGCTCGCGGTGGGCGGCCGTTTCGGCCTTTTCGAACCCAAGCGCAAGATCATCGTCCGGCGGTGGCGGCGGCTGGCGACGGCGATCGTGCGCTGGCCGGCACCCATACTCGTCACCGCCTGCGCGATCGCGCTGACCGGGCTGCTGGCGCTACCGGCATATCAGACCAGCTACAACGACCGCCTGTATGTGCCCGCCGACATTCCTGCCAACGTCGGGTACGCAGCGGCCGAGAGACACTTCCCGCAGTCCCGGATGACGCCGGACATCCTGATGCTCGAAGCCGACCACGACATGCGCAACCCGGCAGACCTGCTGATATTGAACAAGGTGGCGAAGGGGATCTTCGCCGTCCCCGGCATATCGCGTGTGCAGGGGATAACCCGGCCGGAGGGCAACCCGATCGACCGGACCTCGATACCGTTCCTGCTCAGCTTGCAGAATGCCAATCAGCAACAGGTGATGCCGTTCCAGAAGGACCGCATGAAGGACCTGTTGAAGCAGGCCGACGACATCACCACGCTGATCAACATCACGCAGCGGCTGTACGGCGTGGGGCAGCAAATGGCCACCACGACGCATCGAATGACGCAGGACACGCGTGAATTGGAAGCCGCCACCGACGAGCTCCGTGATCACGTCGCTGATTTCGACGACTTCTTCCGGCCGATCCGCAACTATTTCTATTGGGAACCTCATTGCTTCGACATCCCGTTCTGTTGGTCGACGAGATCGCTGTTCGACTCGATCGACGGGGTCGACGCCGTCTCTGACAAATTGCGTGAGCTCAGTCAGGAGACCGACAAGCTCGATGTGCTCATGCCCCAGTTGATGGCGCAGTTCCCGAAGATGATCGCGAGCATGAAGGTGATGCGCACGGCGATCCTGACCATGCACAGCACAATGGCCGGCACCTTCTCGATGATGGACGAGATGAGCGCGAACGCCACTGCGATGGGCCAGGCATTCGACGCCGCCCGCAACGACGATTCGTTCTACCTGCCACCGGAAGTCCTGCAGAACGAGGACTTCAAGCGTGCCATGACGCTGTTCTTCTCGCCCGACGGCAAATCAGCCCGGTTCATCATTTCGCACCGGGGAGACCCGGCGACGCCCGAAGGCATCTCGCGCGTCGACGCGGTGGTCAAGGCGGCCGAAGAAGCGCTGAAGGTGACTCCGCTGGAGAGCGCAAAGATCTACCTGGCCGGCACCGCACCGACCTTCAAGGACATGCGGGACGGCTCGACCTACGACCTGCTCATCGCGGGAGTCGCCGCGCTGTGCCTGATCTTCATCATCATGTTGCTGGTGACGCGCAGCCTCATCGCCGCGCTCGTCATCGTTGGCACGGTGGCACTTTCGCTGGGCGCAGCCTTCGGGCTCTCGGTCCTGATCTGGCAGCACATTCTCGGGATCGACCTGCACTGGCTCGTGCTCGCGATGTCCGTGATCATCCTGTTGGCGGTCGGTTCGGATTACAACCTGCTGCTGGTGTCCCGGATGCGGGAAGAGATCGGCGCCGGGATCAACACCGGGATCATCCGCGCGATGGGTGGCAGCGGCAAAGTGGTGACGGCTGCGGGCCTGGTGTTCGCTTTCACCATGATGTCGATGGTGGTGAGCGACCTGCGGATCATCGGGCAGGTGGGTTCCACGATCGGCATCGGCCTGCTGTTGGACACCCTGGTCGTGCGCGCGCTCATGACGCCCGCCATCGCCGCGCTACTGGGGCGTTGGTTCTGGTGGCCGCAGCAGGTACGTCAGCGGCCGGCCAGCGCGCTGTTGAGGGACACGGCTCCTCGGCCGGTGGCGCGTTCGCTATTGCTTCCGCCGGACGAACACTGA
- a CDS encoding MmpS family protein, protein MWIPLLVLVVLGAGAFTVLRLHRVFGSETRPAYADTELEERKPYDPKQLVYEVFGPPGTVANISYFDVDAEPQFVEGASLPWSLKFPMSEATSMVNVIAQGDSNRIGCRIIIDDKVKSERVENGESAFTYCLLKAA, encoded by the coding sequence GTGTGGATTCCGCTGTTGGTTTTGGTGGTCCTCGGTGCCGGGGCCTTCACGGTGCTGAGACTGCATCGCGTGTTCGGCTCCGAGACCCGGCCCGCCTACGCTGACACCGAACTCGAGGAACGCAAGCCGTACGACCCGAAGCAGTTGGTGTACGAGGTGTTCGGGCCGCCCGGGACAGTCGCGAACATCAGCTACTTCGACGTCGATGCCGAACCGCAGTTCGTCGAAGGGGCAAGCCTGCCATGGTCGTTGAAGTTCCCCATGTCCGAGGCCACCTCGATGGTCAATGTGATCGCGCAGGGAGACAGTAACCGAATCGGCTGCCGCATCATCATCGATGACAAGGTCAAGTCGGAGAGGGTCGAGAACGGCGAAAGCGCCTTCACCTACTGCCTCCTGAAGGCCGCATGA
- a CDS encoding hemophore-related protein, producing the protein MIELSPIKVAAAAGALAMSLSAGAGIASADPRLDSAVNTTCSYSQVMGALNAQSPMAGASPAVQSVLGQFLESPRDQRQRMAEGIAAQPANQPYLGLLQTVFDTCNNF; encoded by the coding sequence ATGATTGAACTATCGCCGATCAAAGTCGCTGCAGCCGCCGGCGCATTGGCAATGTCCCTGTCCGCCGGCGCGGGAATAGCGTCTGCAGACCCCAGGCTCGATTCGGCCGTCAACACCACCTGTAGCTACTCGCAGGTGATGGGTGCGCTCAATGCGCAGAGTCCCATGGCCGGCGCATCGCCTGCCGTGCAGTCGGTTCTGGGGCAGTTCCTGGAATCGCCGCGCGATCAACGCCAGCGCATGGCCGAGGGTATCGCCGCTCAACCGGCCAACCAGCCTTATCTGGGACTGCTGCAGACGGTCTTCGACACCTGCAACAACTTCTGA
- a CDS encoding IclR family transcriptional regulator has translation MPDAEPAGRASPPTARVVAILEFLSRHPQERFGLSELTRRVGLSKPTCLGILSTLADSGYLIRDSGDKTYRLGPGLISLGHAAQESMRVNPAARAELHALSATFNTSAGLTAVVDDRITVLELVGPPGRDPGVRVGQSYPFAPPVGLMFVLWDDEALQAWLAKAPTIPLRTESTRLQRVIENCRDDGYLVERLTPGGRRLYALMAGMSTNLPDELRALLSELVSDIGERVYLRDEGGSDGHDRWDISVISAPVFDHYRRQVMAASLHIGTALTDDEISDRARALVATADALTEQLGGIKPTR, from the coding sequence ATGCCTGACGCCGAACCGGCAGGCCGCGCATCACCACCCACTGCTCGCGTGGTGGCCATCCTGGAGTTCCTGTCGCGCCATCCGCAGGAGCGGTTCGGCCTCTCCGAACTCACTCGCCGGGTCGGGCTGAGCAAGCCGACGTGCCTGGGCATCCTGAGCACACTCGCCGACTCCGGCTACCTGATCCGGGACAGCGGCGACAAGACGTACCGCCTCGGGCCGGGCCTGATCTCGCTCGGTCACGCTGCCCAGGAGTCGATGCGCGTCAACCCGGCCGCCCGCGCCGAGTTACATGCCCTGTCAGCCACATTCAACACTTCCGCGGGCCTGACCGCGGTGGTCGATGACAGGATCACCGTGCTCGAGCTGGTCGGCCCGCCCGGCCGGGACCCCGGGGTTCGGGTCGGGCAGAGCTACCCGTTCGCCCCGCCGGTCGGACTGATGTTCGTGCTGTGGGACGACGAGGCGCTGCAGGCCTGGCTGGCCAAGGCTCCGACGATCCCGCTGCGCACGGAATCGACCCGGCTCCAGCGAGTGATCGAGAACTGCCGCGATGACGGATATCTGGTGGAACGCTTGACCCCCGGCGGCCGCAGGCTCTACGCGCTGATGGCGGGCATGTCGACCAACCTGCCCGACGAGCTGCGCGCGCTGCTGAGTGAGCTCGTGTCCGACATCGGCGAGCGGGTGTATCTGCGCGACGAAGGCGGGAGCGACGGACATGACCGCTGGGACATCAGCGTCATCTCAGCACCGGTCTTCGACCACTACCGACGTCAGGTCATGGCCGCGTCGCTGCACATCGGCACAGCCTTGACCGACGACGAGATCTCCGACCGGGCCCGGGCACTGGTGGCGACGGCTGACGCGCTGACCGAGCAGCTCGGCGGCATCAAACCGACGCGCTGA